One window from the genome of Deinococcus arcticus encodes:
- a CDS encoding SWIM zinc finger family protein yields the protein MFELSVKAAQDHVGAGEWRKGRPYVAGLSALSAQPDGGAVTLSGWARGQERYRVQANLQGGQVAGAHCSCPVGDEGGCKHVAALLARAAEAPGDFETLPDLDVTLSGMGAADLRALVRRLLRRAPELTRLVVAGGTGTGLAGQVQAAFAQVVYDPEEDWEGEGPDLDEVWTLTEELTRLSETPGAEPQAVLNAAVALLDGAAELQDDDYGVELHDLAAPARSALLRLLARDLSEDVRSSAHDALQEATAEFGWSAAELAQEEQAGLFAALPAEDRALILGFLQGLTDAEGRDYRRRELARTLAVLGQLGAGEVTPEAEIALARAAGDREGLVRLLLAQGRTGEAVAALTEGSRPAAPQEVEAPFRDYGLLDTLETYARTNLRVYGARAWLYGHYRAAGRDPEAHALALDALLNGTGDHPDLTSFFLPRDLDWLASLKAVSPDWPADRERLIEHWAKRAANLGRLVLFLLNEGLGERALSVLRRHKADPVRVLGPHIATRLALALPAEQAKPLLLQAATAHIQGRGRKHYADAAGALRSAAPLLGHDEVRSAARLFVQEYPTLRALKEELVRAGLLSAGPPNARLH from the coding sequence ATGTTCGAACTCTCGGTGAAGGCGGCGCAGGACCACGTGGGGGCGGGCGAGTGGCGCAAGGGGCGGCCCTACGTGGCGGGCTTGAGCGCCCTGAGTGCCCAGCCGGATGGCGGCGCCGTGACCCTGAGCGGCTGGGCGCGGGGCCAGGAGCGCTACCGCGTGCAGGCCAACCTGCAGGGCGGGCAGGTGGCCGGTGCCCACTGTTCCTGCCCGGTGGGGGATGAGGGCGGGTGCAAGCATGTGGCTGCCCTGCTGGCCCGCGCCGCCGAGGCACCCGGCGACTTCGAGACCCTGCCTGATCTGGACGTGACCCTCTCAGGCATGGGCGCGGCTGACCTGCGCGCGCTGGTGCGCCGATTGCTGCGCCGCGCGCCAGAGCTGACGCGGCTGGTGGTGGCCGGGGGCACGGGCACCGGGCTGGCCGGGCAGGTGCAGGCCGCCTTCGCGCAAGTTGTGTACGACCCCGAAGAGGACTGGGAGGGCGAGGGCCCTGACCTGGATGAGGTGTGGACCCTGACCGAGGAGCTGACCCGGTTGAGTGAGACCCCTGGCGCCGAGCCGCAGGCGGTGCTGAACGCGGCGGTGGCCCTGCTGGACGGCGCCGCCGAGCTGCAGGACGACGACTATGGCGTGGAGCTGCACGATCTGGCTGCCCCGGCCCGCAGCGCCCTGCTGCGCCTGCTGGCGCGCGACCTCAGCGAGGATGTCCGGTCCTCGGCCCACGACGCGCTGCAGGAGGCCACCGCCGAGTTCGGCTGGAGCGCCGCCGAACTGGCGCAGGAGGAACAGGCCGGGCTGTTTGCCGCCCTGCCCGCAGAAGACCGCGCCCTGATCCTGGGGTTCCTGCAGGGCCTCACCGACGCCGAGGGCCGCGACTATCGCCGCCGCGAACTGGCCCGGACCCTGGCCGTGCTGGGCCAGCTGGGCGCGGGCGAGGTCACCCCCGAGGCCGAGATAGCCCTGGCCCGCGCGGCGGGGGACCGCGAGGGGCTGGTGCGCCTGCTGCTGGCCCAGGGCCGCACCGGGGAGGCGGTGGCCGCCCTCACGGAAGGGTCGCGCCCCGCCGCCCCGCAGGAGGTGGAAGCTCCGTTCCGTGACTATGGCCTGCTGGACACCCTGGAAACCTACGCCCGCACGAACCTGCGCGTGTATGGCGCGCGGGCGTGGCTATACGGCCATTACCGCGCTGCGGGCCGCGACCCCGAAGCCCACGCCCTGGCCCTGGACGCCCTGCTGAACGGCACTGGCGATCACCCCGACCTCACCTCGTTCTTTTTGCCGCGCGATCTGGACTGGCTGGCCTCGTTGAAAGCTGTAAGCCCTGACTGGCCCGCCGACCGCGAGCGCCTGATCGAGCACTGGGCGAAGAGGGCCGCCAACCTGGGGCGTCTCGTCCTCTTTCTTCTGAACGAGGGGCTGGGCGAACGGGCGCTGAGCGTCCTCAGGCGCCACAAGGCTGACCCGGTGCGGGTGCTGGGGCCGCACATCGCCACGCGCCTCGCCCTGGCGCTGCCGGCCGAGCAGGCCAAACCGCTGCTGCTGCAGGCCGCCACCGCCCACATTCAGGGTCGGGGGCGCAAGCATTACGCGGACGCCGCCGGGGCACTGCGCTCGGCGGCGCCGCTGCTGGGCCACGACGAGGTCCGCTCGGCGGCCCGCCTGTTCGTGCAGGAATATCCCACCCTGCGCGCACTGAAAGAGGAACTGGTCCGGGCAGGGCTCCTGTCGGCCGGCCCCCCTAACGCGCGTTTGCATTAG
- a CDS encoding 2-isopropylmalate synthase, with amino-acid sequence MTQHPARIRIFDTTLRDGEQSPGVALNHAQKLEIAHQLARLGVDVIEAGFPIASPGDLEGVSRIAREVRGPIIAGLARAGRADIDAAARAVEAAGKPRIHTFIATSPIHMAKKLNLEPDAVVERAVQAVQYARTFVDDVEFSAEDATRSDPAFLIRIFQAAVEAGASTINIPDTVGYTTPDEIRALFAQIRAALPPSVILSAHCHDDLGLAVANSIAAAEGGARQIECTVNGIGERAGNASLEELVMAFHTRRDHYGLETGIRTRELYRASRLVSRLSGMPVQPNKAVVGDNAFAHESGIHQDGVLKARETYEIMNAELVGREAAVLVMGKHSGRAAFRKALTDLGYSDLPDDKVQHLFGRFKELADRKGQIYTDDLRALVEARSDIPQTFTLAGFQITSGMNMTPVAFVRLHTPDGPVDATAHGDGPVEAAIQAINRITQITPQLETYRIQAVTGGGDALGEVSIGARYGETSLHGTGVATDVVEASARAWLRVINQVVAGMGKTRTITQTTP; translated from the coding sequence ATGACCCAGCACCCGGCCCGTATCCGCATCTTCGACACCACGCTGCGCGACGGCGAGCAGTCCCCTGGCGTGGCCCTGAACCACGCCCAGAAACTGGAAATTGCCCACCAGCTGGCCCGCCTGGGGGTGGACGTGATCGAGGCCGGCTTTCCCATTGCCAGCCCCGGCGACCTGGAAGGCGTGTCGCGCATTGCCCGCGAGGTGCGGGGGCCCATCATTGCCGGGCTGGCCCGCGCGGGCCGCGCCGACATTGACGCGGCAGCCAGGGCCGTGGAGGCTGCCGGGAAGCCCCGCATTCACACCTTTATTGCCACCAGCCCCATTCACATGGCCAAGAAACTGAACCTGGAGCCCGACGCCGTGGTGGAGCGCGCCGTGCAGGCGGTGCAGTACGCCCGCACCTTCGTGGACGATGTGGAATTCAGCGCCGAGGACGCCACCCGCAGCGACCCCGCGTTCCTGATCCGCATTTTCCAGGCGGCGGTGGAGGCCGGCGCCAGCACCATCAACATCCCTGACACGGTGGGCTACACCACGCCCGACGAGATTCGCGCGCTGTTTGCCCAGATTCGCGCGGCGCTGCCGCCCTCCGTGATCCTGAGCGCCCACTGCCACGACGACCTGGGGCTGGCGGTGGCCAATTCCATCGCGGCGGCCGAGGGCGGCGCCCGCCAGATTGAATGCACGGTCAACGGCATTGGCGAGCGGGCCGGGAACGCCAGCCTGGAAGAACTGGTCATGGCCTTTCACACCCGCCGGGACCACTACGGTCTGGAGACGGGCATCCGCACCCGCGAGCTGTACCGCGCCAGCCGACTGGTCAGCCGCCTGAGCGGCATGCCGGTGCAGCCCAACAAGGCCGTGGTGGGCGACAACGCCTTTGCGCATGAAAGCGGCATTCACCAGGACGGGGTGCTGAAGGCCCGCGAAACCTACGAGATCATGAACGCCGAACTGGTGGGCCGCGAGGCCGCCGTGCTGGTGATGGGCAAGCACAGTGGCCGCGCCGCTTTCCGCAAGGCCCTGACCGATCTGGGCTATTCGGACCTGCCCGACGACAAGGTGCAGCACCTGTTTGGCCGCTTCAAGGAGCTGGCCGACCGCAAGGGCCAGATCTACACCGATGATCTGCGCGCGCTGGTCGAAGCCCGCAGCGATATTCCGCAGACCTTTACCCTGGCGGGTTTTCAGATCACCAGCGGCATGAACATGACGCCCGTGGCCTTTGTGCGCCTGCACACCCCCGACGGCCCGGTGGACGCCACCGCCCACGGCGACGGCCCGGTGGAGGCGGCCATTCAGGCGATCAACCGCATCACGCAAATTACGCCGCAGCTGGAAACCTACCGCATTCAGGCGGTCACCGGCGGCGGTGACGCGCTGGGCGAGGTGAGCATTGGCGCGCGCTACGGCGAAACCAGCCTGCACGGCACGGGCGTGGCCACCGATGTGGTGGAGGCCAGCGCCCGCGCGTGGCTGCGGGTGATCAATCAGGTGGTGGCCGGCATGGGCAAGACGCGCACGATCACCCAGACGACGCCGTGA
- the lepB gene encoding signal peptidase I encodes MLGFVLGPLGLLYTSTLLALGSWILVLLAWPYLVGAEWRMWGLRAAAAGLGFWWAEYRPPLNGWPRLLMTLDRPGKRKALLAGLGLLAATSALSRVVTYTRTSSPVMLPTIAPGEVVRVRLRFDPARSVQRGTLVVYQLPSSGGRALSRVVGLAGDRIELRRGLLFVNGQPSDDPARIEVLRAAQCLDERLVLNNQARLGHSGAVQVPTGHVFVLADNRADLYADSRSFGPVPLEQVVGLVQPRRQSRALKAEQCRLEGSP; translated from the coding sequence TTGCTGGGGTTTGTACTAGGACCTCTGGGGCTGCTGTATACCAGTACGCTGCTGGCGCTGGGCAGCTGGATTCTGGTGCTGCTGGCCTGGCCGTACCTGGTGGGTGCAGAGTGGCGTATGTGGGGGTTGCGGGCGGCGGCTGCGGGGCTGGGCTTCTGGTGGGCCGAGTATCGCCCGCCCCTGAATGGGTGGCCGCGGCTGCTGATGACCCTGGATCGTCCGGGCAAACGCAAGGCGCTGCTGGCTGGCCTGGGTCTGCTGGCGGCGACCTCCGCTCTGTCTCGGGTGGTGACCTATACCCGCACCTCCAGCCCGGTTATGCTGCCCACCATTGCACCCGGCGAGGTTGTGCGGGTACGCCTGCGTTTCGATCCGGCGCGTTCGGTGCAGCGGGGCACGCTGGTGGTGTACCAGTTGCCGTCTTCAGGGGGCCGGGCCCTGTCGCGGGTGGTGGGTCTGGCCGGCGACCGCATAGAACTGCGGCGCGGCCTGCTGTTCGTGAATGGGCAGCCCAGTGACGATCCGGCGCGCATTGAGGTGTTGCGAGCGGCACAGTGCCTGGATGAGAGGCTGGTGCTGAACAATCAGGCGAGGCTGGGGCATAGTGGCGCCGTGCAGGTGCCCACAGGTCACGTGTTCGTCCTGGCTGACAACCGGGCCGATCTGTACGCGGATTCCCGGTCCTTTGGACCGGTGCCGCTGGAGCAGGTGGTGGGGCTGGTGCAGCCACGCCGCCAATCGCGGGCACTCAAGGCAGAGCAGTGTCGTCTGGAGGGCTCGCCTTAA
- a CDS encoding metallophosphoesterase family protein yields the protein MRLAILGDVHGNASALQAVLGDLRAAAPDQVLNLGDTVWGCADPARAWALQQEHAPPTVRGNTDERVAGLKAGKEEMRAWLRQHLPPGIGETLAALPTFHDVAGGEVRVAHGSPRSSWEDLMLTEDGGHTRPAQFAELRERLDGFSVEGGGRVCVVGHTHREMLTVVDGITVVNAGPVSRQKDGLPLARWVQLTRRTGHWTVEFRRVPYDVQGAAAWARQHGPPRAGAHEAQWLAAGREP from the coding sequence GTGCGCCTGGCGATTCTGGGCGACGTGCATGGCAACGCCTCCGCGCTGCAGGCCGTGCTGGGCGACCTGCGCGCCGCCGCCCCCGATCAGGTGCTCAACCTGGGTGACACGGTGTGGGGGTGCGCGGACCCGGCCCGCGCCTGGGCCCTGCAGCAGGAACACGCGCCGCCCACCGTGCGTGGCAACACCGATGAGCGCGTGGCGGGCCTCAAGGCCGGCAAGGAAGAGATGCGCGCGTGGCTCCGCCAACACCTGCCCCCCGGAATAGGGGAGACCCTGGCCGCCCTGCCCACCTTTCACGACGTGGCGGGCGGCGAGGTGCGCGTGGCCCACGGCTCGCCGCGCAGCTCCTGGGAAGACCTGATGCTCACGGAGGACGGTGGCCACACCCGCCCCGCCCAGTTTGCCGAGCTGCGTGAACGGCTGGACGGGTTCTCGGTTGAGGGCGGTGGCCGCGTGTGCGTGGTGGGCCACACCCACCGCGAGATGCTGACGGTGGTAGACGGTATCACGGTCGTGAACGCCGGCCCGGTGTCGCGGCAGAAAGACGGCCTGCCCCTGGCCCGCTGGGTGCAGCTGACGCGCCGCACCGGGCACTGGACCGTGGAATTTCGCCGCGTGCCCTATGACGTGCAGGGGGCTGCCGCCTGGGCCCGGCAGCACGGTCCGCCCCGCGCTGGGGCCCACGAGGCCCAGTGGCTGGCCGCCGGCCGCGAGCCCTGA
- a CDS encoding DEAD/DEAH box helicase translates to MNFDQLIAPELAARLAERGITEASPIQEASLPHTLEGRDMIGRARTGTGKTLAFALPIISKLEASRERARLPRAIVVAPTRELAKQVAEEFSKSGAHLSTVTVYGGAAYAPQENALRRGVDVVVGTPGRLIDHLERGNLDLSEVQFAVLDEADEMLSVGFADAIETILQKTPETRQTMLFSATLTGDINRLARKYLNDPLIVDMVGEGKSQAAQTVEHLKVKVGRTRTRVLADLLTVYNPEKAIVFTRTKREADELANELIHRGIESEALHGDLAQSQRERALGAFRSGRVGVLVATDVAARGLDIPEVDLVVQYHLPQDPESYVHRSGRTGRAGRTGTAIIMYGDRENREMMGLERVTGVRFIERPLPTPKEVAAASARASADMVRKVDATAAANFQAEAEKLFSELGLEALARALAKISGVTEPVKAASLLSGEEGLTTIILHAERMSVARAVALLARTADLDTRRLGKVRQWRGGAVADVPSEFVEKLMAASPLEGEVGVEVAQELPELFEQPTRERREGGGYQGGRGYRDDGNRSAQGGGRGGYGNRGGSAQGGGRGGQGRWSRDRDDRAPRAREDFADREFVPSGR, encoded by the coding sequence ATGAACTTTGATCAACTGATTGCGCCCGAACTCGCGGCGCGTCTCGCCGAACGTGGCATTACCGAAGCCAGCCCCATTCAGGAAGCCAGCCTGCCGCATACCCTGGAAGGCCGCGACATGATTGGCCGCGCCCGCACCGGTACGGGCAAGACCCTGGCCTTTGCCCTGCCCATCATTTCCAAGCTGGAAGCCAGCCGTGAGCGGGCCCGTCTGCCGCGCGCCATCGTGGTGGCCCCCACCCGCGAACTGGCCAAGCAGGTGGCCGAGGAGTTTTCCAAGAGCGGCGCGCACCTCTCGACCGTGACGGTGTACGGCGGCGCCGCCTACGCCCCGCAGGAAAACGCCCTGCGCCGTGGTGTGGACGTGGTCGTGGGCACCCCCGGGCGCCTGATTGACCACCTGGAACGCGGCAACCTGGACCTCAGCGAGGTGCAGTTCGCCGTGCTGGACGAGGCTGACGAGATGCTGTCGGTGGGCTTTGCCGACGCGATTGAAACCATTCTGCAAAAGACCCCCGAAACCCGCCAGACCATGCTGTTCAGCGCCACGCTGACCGGCGACATCAACCGCCTGGCCCGCAAGTACCTGAATGACCCCCTGATCGTGGACATGGTGGGCGAGGGCAAGAGCCAGGCCGCGCAGACCGTGGAGCACCTGAAGGTGAAGGTGGGCCGCACCCGCACCCGCGTCCTGGCCGACCTGCTGACGGTGTACAACCCTGAAAAGGCCATCGTGTTTACCCGCACCAAGCGCGAGGCCGATGAACTGGCCAACGAGCTGATTCACCGCGGCATCGAGAGCGAGGCGCTGCACGGCGACCTGGCCCAGAGCCAGCGTGAACGTGCCCTGGGGGCCTTCCGCAGCGGACGTGTGGGCGTGCTGGTGGCCACCGACGTGGCGGCGCGCGGCCTGGACATTCCGGAAGTGGACCTGGTGGTGCAGTACCACCTGCCCCAGGACCCCGAGAGCTACGTGCACCGTTCGGGCCGCACCGGCCGCGCCGGGCGCACCGGCACCGCGATCATCATGTACGGGGACCGCGAGAACCGCGAAATGATGGGCCTGGAGCGCGTGACGGGCGTGCGCTTTATCGAGCGTCCCCTGCCCACCCCCAAGGAAGTGGCCGCCGCCAGCGCGCGGGCCAGCGCCGACATGGTGCGCAAGGTGGACGCCACAGCCGCCGCCAACTTCCAGGCCGAGGCCGAGAAGCTGTTCAGCGAACTGGGCCTGGAAGCCCTGGCCCGCGCCCTGGCCAAGATCAGCGGCGTGACCGAGCCGGTGAAGGCCGCCAGCCTGCTGAGCGGTGAAGAGGGCCTGACCACCATCATCCTGCACGCCGAGCGCATGAGCGTGGCGCGCGCCGTGGCCCTGCTGGCCCGTACCGCCGATCTGGACACCCGCCGCCTGGGCAAGGTGCGCCAGTGGCGTGGCGGCGCTGTGGCCGACGTGCCCAGCGAGTTTGTGGAGAAGCTGATGGCCGCCAGCCCGCTGGAAGGCGAGGTGGGCGTGGAAGTGGCGCAGGAACTGCCCGAACTGTTCGAGCAGCCCACCCGCGAGCGCCGTGAAGGCGGCGGCTACCAGGGTGGCCGTGGCTACCGCGACGACGGCAACCGGAGCGCGCAGGGCGGCGGCCGGGGCGGCTACGGCAACCGGGGCGGCAGTGCCCAGGGTGGCGGCCGTGGTGGCCAGGGCCGCTGGAGCCGGGACCGCGACGACCGCGCCCCCCGCGCCCGCGAGGATTTCGCTGACCGCGAGTTCGTGCCCTCGGGCCGCTAA
- a CDS encoding ferritin-like domain-containing protein, with the protein MSQDNSTAGHSTRRKFLGAAGLVGAGAVLSGCTSVLATNPSKVNLDATIFNFALNLEYLEAAFYLAAVGRLDELTAAGGDASKVTLPAGFTGRGGVAVPGLTGDMLAMAHEIADDELAHVKVIRQVLGGAAVVQPQLDLGPAFQAAGRIASNGAITNFNPYANELFFLHGAFIFEDVGVTAYKGAARLLVDDRPNGNLENAAGILAVEAYHSGSIRTQLYQRRAQQAAAGLTVEQVVQAISNLRDAVDGADDRDQGLTAGAGNPSFLPARSANIVPTDINGIAFSRTPRQVANIVFLDTTGAATTGGFFPGGLSGNFAPILAL; encoded by the coding sequence ATGAGTCAAGACAACAGCACCGCAGGCCACAGCACCCGCCGCAAGTTCCTGGGAGCCGCCGGATTGGTGGGCGCCGGCGCCGTCCTGAGCGGTTGCACCAGCGTTCTGGCCACCAACCCCAGTAAGGTCAACCTGGACGCCACCATCTTCAACTTCGCGCTGAACCTGGAATACCTGGAAGCGGCCTTTTACCTCGCCGCTGTGGGCCGTCTGGATGAACTGACCGCTGCCGGTGGCGACGCCAGCAAGGTCACCCTCCCCGCCGGCTTCACCGGGCGCGGTGGCGTTGCCGTTCCTGGTCTGACGGGCGACATGCTCGCCATGGCGCACGAAATCGCAGACGACGAACTGGCACACGTGAAGGTCATTCGTCAGGTGCTGGGCGGCGCCGCCGTGGTCCAGCCTCAACTGGACCTTGGGCCTGCCTTCCAGGCCGCCGGCCGGATTGCCTCGAACGGCGCCATCACCAACTTCAACCCCTACGCCAACGAACTGTTCTTCCTGCACGGGGCGTTCATCTTCGAGGACGTGGGCGTCACGGCCTACAAGGGCGCCGCGCGCCTGCTGGTGGATGACCGGCCCAACGGGAACCTGGAAAACGCGGCCGGCATTCTGGCGGTCGAGGCGTACCACTCCGGGTCCATCCGCACGCAGCTGTACCAGCGCCGCGCCCAGCAGGCCGCCGCTGGCCTGACAGTGGAGCAGGTTGTGCAGGCCATCAGCAACCTGCGCGACGCTGTGGACGGCGCCGATGACCGCGACCAGGGCCTGACGGCAGGCGCCGGCAACCCCAGCTTCCTGCCGGCCCGCAGTGCCAACATTGTCCCCACCGACATTAACGGCATCGCCTTCAGCCGCACGCCCCGTCAGGTGGCCAACATCGTGTTCCTGGACACCACCGGCGCCGCCACCACCGGGGGCTTCTTCCCAGGTGGTCTGAGCGGCAACTTCGCGCCCATCCTGGCGCTGTAA
- a CDS encoding RluA family pseudouridine synthase has protein sequence MSTPAPLQFTGTPGRLDAVLAALCGASRSQVAGWIEGGHVCVGGQPVTKPSLKLRGGEALSVRPPPPPEAAVQPEDRPLDVLYEDEHLIAVNKPPGMVTHPAPGVSSGTLVNALLGRMRLPQQTGFDGPDGYRPGIVHRLDRDTSGVIVVAKTVAAHARLADAFKARETQKVYLAIAAGGWRAQAPVQVDAPVGRHPVQRQRMTVGGAHPREAQTLMTPLAALPDGHGRTLALVRAQPRTGRTHQIRVHLAHLGSPILGDPVYGRPSAHIPRHALHAHFLTLPHPATGRPLHLHAPAPEDLLSAWIALGGEWPAQAETPPRA, from the coding sequence GTGAGCACCCCGGCGCCCCTGCAGTTCACCGGCACCCCCGGGCGTCTGGACGCTGTGCTGGCGGCGCTGTGTGGAGCCAGCCGGTCACAGGTGGCTGGGTGGATTGAGGGCGGCCATGTCTGCGTGGGTGGCCAGCCCGTGACCAAGCCCAGCCTGAAGCTGCGCGGCGGCGAGGCCCTGAGCGTGCGCCCGCCCCCACCCCCGGAAGCGGCCGTGCAGCCCGAGGACCGGCCGCTGGACGTGCTGTACGAGGACGAGCACCTGATCGCCGTGAACAAGCCCCCCGGCATGGTGACCCACCCGGCCCCCGGCGTCAGCAGCGGCACCCTGGTCAACGCCCTGCTGGGCCGGATGCGCCTGCCCCAGCAGACCGGGTTTGACGGCCCGGACGGCTACCGCCCCGGTATCGTGCACCGTCTGGACCGCGACACCAGCGGCGTGATCGTGGTGGCCAAGACTGTGGCCGCCCACGCCCGTCTGGCCGACGCCTTCAAGGCGCGTGAAACCCAGAAGGTGTATCTGGCAATTGCTGCCGGCGGCTGGCGGGCCCAGGCGCCGGTGCAGGTGGACGCGCCGGTGGGCCGGCATCCCGTGCAGCGCCAGCGCATGACTGTGGGGGGCGCCCACCCGCGTGAGGCCCAGACCCTGATGACCCCGCTGGCCGCCCTCCCCGACGGCCACGGCCGCACACTGGCTCTGGTCCGGGCCCAGCCGCGCACCGGCCGCACCCACCAGATTCGCGTGCATCTGGCGCATCTGGGCAGCCCCATCCTGGGCGATCCGGTCTATGGCCGCCCCAGTGCGCACATTCCCCGGCACGCACTGCACGCGCACTTTCTGACCCTGCCCCATCCCGCGACCGGTCGCCCCCTGCACCTGCACGCCCCGGCCCCCGAGGACCTGCTGAGCGCCTGGATTGCCCTGGGCGGAGAGTGGCCCGCGCAGGCCGAAACGCCGCCCCGGGCCTGA
- a CDS encoding Sec-independent protein translocase subunit TatA/TatB: MPNIGPAELIMILLVALVVFGPRKLPELGKSLGHGLREFRRTTQGLKDELSLSAAPAAVAPVPVATATPEAVVPAAPAPAPVAAHTLIATEAKPD; this comes from the coding sequence ATGCCCAATATTGGTCCTGCCGAACTGATCATGATCTTGCTGGTTGCACTGGTGGTATTTGGTCCGCGCAAGCTGCCCGAGCTGGGCAAAAGCCTGGGCCACGGCCTGCGTGAGTTTCGCCGCACCACCCAGGGCCTGAAAGACGAGCTGAGCCTGAGCGCCGCGCCCGCAGCGGTGGCCCCAGTGCCAGTCGCCACCGCCACGCCAGAAGCCGTGGTGCCTGCCGCCCCGGCCCCGGCCCCGGTCGCTGCCCATACCCTGATCGCCACCGAAGCGAAGCCCGACTGA
- a CDS encoding sigma-70 family RNA polymerase sigma factor, giving the protein MTLPFPDLPDEALIHAMTERREEALQELHRRYARLLFALGRRMLHQHEDVESCVQDAFFNAWRHAGRFDPARASAKTWLVSIAHHRFLQELRDRPDTPLELEDWDAPTRSPDPTDRLMAQRAVDGLEPHHRELVELAYYRGFTHSELAILTGLPVGTVKSRLRSALDRMRAALTRAPGA; this is encoded by the coding sequence ATGACTCTTCCCTTCCCTGACCTGCCCGATGAGGCGCTGATCCACGCCATGACGGAGCGGCGGGAAGAGGCCCTGCAGGAACTGCATCGCCGGTACGCCCGGCTGCTGTTCGCCCTGGGCCGCCGGATGCTTCACCAGCATGAAGATGTGGAGAGCTGCGTTCAGGACGCCTTTTTCAATGCGTGGCGACATGCGGGCCGCTTTGACCCGGCCCGGGCCAGCGCCAAGACGTGGCTGGTGAGCATTGCCCACCACCGGTTTTTGCAGGAGCTGCGCGACCGCCCCGACACGCCGCTGGAACTGGAAGACTGGGACGCCCCCACCCGCAGCCCGGACCCCACCGACCGCCTGATGGCCCAGCGCGCCGTGGACGGGCTGGAGCCGCACCACCGCGAACTGGTGGAACTGGCGTACTACCGGGGGTTTACCCACAGCGAACTGGCCATCCTGACCGGCCTGCCTGTGGGTACAGTAAAATCCCGGCTGCGCTCGGCGCTGGACCGCATGCGCGCTGCACTGACCCGCGCGCCAGGCGCCTGA
- a CDS encoding anti-sigma factor domain-containing protein: MNVNREDLVSLALGLLSAEEEVRVRAALNADPALQAAYSEDLDTLHRLPDSLPPAEVPEGALDRLMARVRAGESPAQAVQVEPSAPGPAPVQLPPKPRRSLAPVLGALGLAAALAAGVLLLRPAPPADLLGDFRAAPGAVVTALAPADGAAAGELIRLPDGRAYARLNTPAPAGRVYQLWRLENGQPVSVGVFSGQEIQWQGAQAGQTVAVSVEPPGGSPQPTTTPLLVQAL; this comes from the coding sequence GTGAACGTCAACCGTGAAGATCTGGTCAGCCTGGCGCTGGGGCTGCTGAGCGCCGAGGAGGAAGTGCGTGTGCGCGCCGCCCTGAACGCTGACCCGGCCCTGCAGGCGGCGTACAGCGAGGACCTGGACACGCTGCACCGCCTCCCCGACAGTCTGCCCCCCGCCGAGGTGCCCGAAGGCGCGCTGGACCGCCTGATGGCCCGCGTCCGTGCCGGGGAGAGCCCGGCCCAGGCAGTGCAGGTTGAGCCCAGTGCGCCCGGGCCAGCGCCTGTTCAGCTGCCGCCGAAGCCGCGCCGCTCGCTGGCGCCCGTGCTGGGTGCGCTGGGGCTGGCCGCGGCCCTGGCCGCCGGGGTGCTGCTGCTGCGGCCCGCGCCCCCGGCCGATTTGCTGGGCGACTTCCGCGCCGCGCCGGGCGCCGTGGTGACCGCCCTGGCACCGGCTGACGGCGCCGCTGCGGGCGAGCTGATACGCCTGCCCGATGGCCGCGCCTACGCCCGCCTGAACACCCCGGCGCCGGCGGGCCGGGTGTATCAGCTGTGGCGCCTGGAAAATGGGCAGCCGGTGTCGGTGGGGGTCTTCAGCGGGCAGGAGATTCAGTGGCAGGGCGCCCAGGCCGGGCAGACGGTGGCGGTCAGCGTGGAACCTCCCGGCGGCAGCCCGCAGCCCACCACCACGCCCCTGCTGGTGCAGGCACTGTAA